A region from the Acyrthosiphon pisum isolate AL4f chromosome A1, pea_aphid_22Mar2018_4r6ur, whole genome shotgun sequence genome encodes:
- the LOC100168763 gene encoding tyrosine-protein kinase Btk29A isoform X3, with translation MLGGTPAAKLKDQVPRIKVVTALYPFKAIEPGDLTLVKGCEYDVIDDSQDHWWKVRDEHGAIGYIPSNYVKEKEFLGLQKYEWYVGDMSRQRAESLLKQEDKEGCFVVRNSSTKGLYTLSLFTKVPHSHVKHYHIKQNSRGDFFLSEKHCCSTIPELINYHRHNSGGLASRLKASPCDRPVPATAGLSHDKWEIDPAELMLLEELGSGQFGVVRHGKWKGSIDTAVKMMKEGTMSEDDFIEEAKVMTKLQHQNLVQLYGVCSKHRPIYIVTEYMRHGSLLNYLRRHENSLGGNNGLLLDMCIQVCKGMAYLERHNYIHRDLAARNCLVGSENVVKVADFGLARYVLDDQYTSSGGTKFPIKWAPPEVLNYTRFSSKSDVWAYGVLMWEIFTCGKMPYGRLKNTEVVDRVQRGIILEKPKMCFKEVYEVMRKCWSHCPEDRPSFRLLKDQLAVTSQGLIAD, from the exons ATGCTAGGCGGAACCCCAGCTGCTAAACTAAAA GACCAAGTACCAAGAATTAAGGTAGTGACTGCTCTCTATCCCTTTAAAGCAATTGAACCAGGAGATTTGACTTTAGTTAAA GGGTGTGAATATGACGTTATTGATGATTCTCAAGATCATTGGTGGAAAGTAAGAGATGAGCATGG tgCTATTGGCTACATTCCTAGTAATTATGTTAAAGAAAAAGAATTTCTTGGTCTTCAAAAATATGA atGGTATGTTGGAGATATGTCAAGACAGAGAGCTGAGTCTCTTCTCAAACAAGAAGATAAAGAAGGATGTTTTGTTGTTAGAAATTCGTCAACCAAAGGTCTTTATACACTATCTCTTTTCACAAAAGt gccACACTCTCACGTGAAGCATTATCACATTAAGCAGAATAGCCGAGGAGATTTTTTTCTAAGCGAAAAACATTGCTGTTCAACTATTccagaattaattaattaccatcGTCACAACAGTGGGGGATTAGCATCACGTTTAAAAGCTTCTCCTTGTGATCGTCCTGTTCCTGCTACAGCTGGCCTTAGTCATG acAAATGGGAAATAGATCCTGCAGAACTAATGTTGTTGGAAGAACTAGGATCAGGTCAGTTTGGTGTAGTACGTCATGGTAAATGGAAAGGTTCCATTGACACTGCAGTCAAAATGATGAAAGAAGGCACAATGTCTGAAGATGATTTTATTGAAGAAGCCAAAGTCATGAC GAAACTCCAACACCAGAATCTAGTCCAACTTTATGGAGTTTGTAGTAAACATCGCCCAATTTATATAGTTACCGAGTATATGAGACATGGATCACTGCTGAATTATCTCAGGCGACATGAAAATAGTTTAGGAGGAAACAATGGCTTATTACTTGACATGTGTATTCAG gTTTGCAAAGGGATGGCCTATTTAGAACGTCACAATTACATACATCGTGATCTTGCTGCTAGAAACTGTTTAGTGGGTTCAGAAAATGTTGTAAAAGTTGCAGATTTTGGATTAGCCAG atatgtCCTCGATGATCAATATACCAGTTCTGGTGGTACCAAATTTCCCATTAAATGGGCTCCTCCTGAAGTCTTAAATTACACTAGATTTTCTTCGAAATCTGATGTTTGGGCTtatg gtgTTTTAATGTGGGAAATATTTACTTGTGGTAAGATGCCATATGGGCGCCTCAAAAACACTGAAGTTGTTGATCGTGTACAAAGAGGcattattttggaaaaaccGAAAATGTGTTTCAAAGAAGTATATGAG gtTATGCGTAAGTGTTGGAGCCATTGTCCTGAAGATCGTCCATCTTTTAGATTGTTAAAAGATCAACTGGCTGTCACATCTCAG ggTTTAATAGCAGATTGA
- the LOC100159875 gene encoding apoptosis inhibitor 5 yields MEAEDNIQKMYKYFGILADAKENIAEKEPEYLEILSAVKGSTKEKRLASQFITRFFKHFPNLAAQALEAQLDLCEDEDICIRKQAIKDLPVLCKEAKEYLTKIADILAQLLQADDPQELLVAQNSLLSLFKIDAKGALTGIFSQMQSNEEIVRERSMKFILNKVMALGKEIIKRDVEDLIIAECKKVMQNITCEEFETLMTILSSTHLINTPDGQKELVELLASTAELDQFFNPKDLDQVNRFITCLDFSIPFFSAHVESTKFIVYICELLNRYTLIKDNDKQFIILKSLAEFVPYCGKLMNPEAVVGQVYQALLDLVTVPENDSNKKVEDMDLHRVEALLYTFHKLGKQCPDFLSKDPERQKDFKKKLLYVGTCTQTFVKVVRQDLREKGEEDVKNDPIVEKKLEGLKLACNINTLIKELFNMPPRFKATVNLSWLGGATKSKLAQIIQEGKKHEPITVDGKSKRIDGSNNSQQLYQPPKDKFSAKFSNNTNNNNRRGGSSTGWNTKRSFDTSNGNRRSWRPY; encoded by the exons ATGGAGGCGGAAGACAATAtccaaaaaatgtacaaatacttTGGTATACTGGCCGACGCCAAGGAAAACATTGCCGAG aaagAACCTGAGTATTTGGAAATACTATCAGCAGTCAAAGGATcaacaaaagaaaaaagactTGCATCTCAATTTATAAccagattttttaaacattttccaaatcTTGCTGCTCAAGCATTAGAGGCTCAGCTTGATCTTTGTGAAGATGAAGATATTTGT ATACGAAAACAAGCAATTAAAGATTTACCGGTATTATGTAAAGAGGCTAAAGAATACCTGACTAAAATAGCAGACATATTGGCTCAGTTACTTCAGGCTGATGACCCACAAGAATTACTTGTGGCACAGAATTCATTATTATCACTCTTTAAAATTGATGCTAaag GTGCCTTAACTGGAATATTTAGTCAAATGCAATCAAATGAAGAAATTGTAAGGGAACGTTCTATGAAGtttatattgaataaagtaATGGCATTGggtaaagaaataattaaaagagATGTAGAGGATTTAATAATAGCAGAATGCAAAAAAGTTATGCAAAATATAACTTGTGAAGAATTTGAAACACTCATGACTATCTTGTCATCGActcatttaataaatacaccAGATGGACAAAAAGAACTTGTTGAACTTTTGGCAAGTACAGCTGAACTTGACCAGTTTTTTAATCCTAAAGATTTAGATCAAGTAAATCGGTTCATAACTTGTCTGGATTTTTCTATTCCATTTTTTTCG gcTCATGTAGAATCCACTAagtttattgtgtatatatgtgAATTACTGAATCGTTATACCCTTATAAAAGATAATGATAAAcagtttatcattttaaaatcattagcAGAATTCGTACCATATTGTGGTAAACTGATGAATCCTGAAGCAGTAGTTGGACAAGTGTATCAAGCTCTATTA GATTTAGTTACTGTTCCTGAGAATGATTCCAATAAGAAAGTTGAAGATATGGATTTACATCGTGTTGAAGCACTTTTGTATACTTTTCACAAACTAGGAAAACAATGTCCAGATTTTTTGAGCAAAGACCCTGAAAGACAGAAAGATTTtaagaaaaa GTTATTGTATGTTGGAACATGTACTCAAACATTTGTAAAAGTTGTCAGGCAAGACTTAAGAGAAAAGGGGGAAGAAGACGTAAAAAATGATccaattgttgaaaaaaaattagaaggATTGAAATTAGCttgtaacataaatacattgataaaaGAGTTATTCAATATGCCTCCTAGATTTAAAGCAACTGTCAACCTTTCCTGGCTTGGTGGTGCGACTAAGTCCAAACTT gccCAAATCATTCAGGAGGGTAAAAAACATGAGCCTATTACAGTGGATGGAAAATCTAAACGGATCGATGGCAGCAATAATAGCCAACAACTATATCAGCCTCCAAAGGATAAATTTAGTGCCAAATtctcaaataatacaaata atAACAATCGCCGTGGTGGTAGTAGTACTGGCTGGAACACTAAAAGATCATTTGATACAAGCAATGGTAATCGTCGTTCATGGcgaccatattaa
- the LOC100168057 gene encoding cofactor required for Sp1 transcriptional activation subunit 9-like isoform X1 translates to MANNQEAMQVCSLPLPPVQYFQNYSDENIRRGRASKPPPIIQETYTMFGNPYNAEDSIIRPLESQGFKRLYPQHFDRRRELRKLNHSLLVNFLDLLDLLIQCPDSPRRAEKVDDISLLFIHIHHLLNEFRPHQARETVRVMLDLQRRQRNETTIRLQKHIDKVSFILQQTLENLPDTELDSKLMVDTSKIDRLEQKNADEPRVDKCVPKDKLMCHLIDTMNPN, encoded by the exons atggCAAATAACCAAGAAGCAATGCAAGTATGTTCCTTGCCTTTACCGCCTGTGcaatatttccaaaattattCAGACGAAAACATTAGACGAGGTCGAGCTTCTAAGCCTCCACCAATAATTCAAGAAACATACACAATGTTTGGAAACCCTTATAATGCTGAAGATAGTATAATAAGACCTTTAGAAAGTCAG GGTTTTAAACGCCTTTACCCTCAACATTTTGATAGACGACGTGAATTACGTAAACTTAATCATTCATTATTGGTTAATTTTCTTGATTTGCTGGATCTACTAATCCAATGCCCCGACTCTCCTAGACGAGCTGAAAAAGTTGATGATATAAGTCTACTGTTTATACACATACATCATTTATTAAACGAGTTTCGTCCTCACCAAGCACGAGAAACTGTTCGTGTCATGTTGGACTTGCAGAGGAGGCAAAGAAATGAAACCACAATACGATTGCAAAAACACATAGACAAA GTTAGCTTTATTTTACAACAAACGTTAGAAAATTTGCCGGACACAGAGCTTGATTCTAAACTCATGGTGGACACATCAAAAATTGATCGTTTGGAACAGAAAAATGCCGATGAACCTAGAGTTGACAAATGTGTACCTAAAGATAAATTGATGTGTCATCTTATTGATACAATGAATCCCAATTAA
- the LOC100159176 gene encoding splicing factor 3A subunit 2 (The RefSeq protein has 1 substitution, 1 frameshift compared to this genomic sequence), whose product MDYQNRPGGKTGGGGVASWTETNKDRRERLRQLALETIDLQKDPYFMKNHLGSYECKLCLTLHNNEGSYLAHTQGKKHQANLARRAAKEAKDAPQQPAPEKPRVETKKFVKIGRPVYRVTKQKDAETGQQSLLFQIDYPEITDNVRPRHRFMSAYEQRIEPPDRKWQYLCLPQNLTKQFLLKYQVVKWINLK is encoded by the exons atggaTTACCAAAATCGTCCTGGAGGTAAAACTGGTGGTGGTGGAGTTGCCTCATGGACAGAGACTAATAAGGATAGACGTGAACGTCTAAGGCAATTGGCTTTGGAAACTATTGATCTACAAAAAGATccttattttatgaaaaatcatttag GATCCTATGAATGTAAACTTTGTCTGACTCTACATAATAACGAGGGCAGTTATTTGGCCCATACACAAGGTAAAAAGCATCAAGCAAATTTAGCACGCCGAGCAGCTAAAGAAGCTAAAGATGCTCCTCAACAGCCAGCTCCTGAAAAACCACGGGTAGAAACTAAAAAGTTTGTTAAGATTGGACGACCTGGATATCGAGTTACTAAACAAAAAGATGCAGAAACAGGCCAACAGAGTTTACTTTTTCAAATTGATTATCCtg AAATTACTGATAATGTACGACCACGTCATCGTTTTATGTCGGCATATGAACAAAGAATTGAGCCACCAGACAGGAAATGGCAGTATTTGT GTTTGCCGCAGAACCTTACGAAACAATTTCTTTTAAAGTACCAAGTCGTGAAGTGGATAAATCTGAAATGA
- the LOC100159176 gene encoding splicing factor 3A subunit 2 isoform X1: MDYQNRPGGKTGGGGVASWTETNKDRRERLRQLALETIDLQKDPYFMKNHLGSYECKLCLTLHNNEGSYLAHTQGKKHQANLARRAAKEAKDAPQQPAPEKPRVETKKFVKIGRPGYRVTKQKDAETGQQSLLFQIDYPEITDNVRPRHRFMSAYEQRIEPPDRKWQYLLFAAEPYETISFKVPSREVDKSEMKFWAHWNTQAKQFYLQFAYKVEQMKPPPPMKPPPPSLPPPPQHNMMHQPGSNMMSHMFPPPPMYNPGPPQMMNNMIPPPPQLMG, translated from the exons atggaTTACCAAAATCGTCCTGGAGGTAAAACTGGTGGTGGTGGAGTTGCCTCATGGACAGAGACTAATAAGGATAGACGTGAACGTCTAAGGCAATTGGCTTTGGAAACTATTGATCTACAAAAAGATccttattttatgaaaaatcatttag GATCCTATGAATGTAAACTTTGTCTGACTCTACATAATAACGAGGGCAGTTATTTGGCCCATACACAAGGTAAAAAGCATCAAGCAAATTTAGCACGCCGAGCAGCTAAAGAAGCTAAAGATGCTCCTCAACAGCCAGCTCCTGAAAAACCACGGGTAGAAACTAAAAAGTTTGTTAAGATTGGACGACCTGGATATCGAGTTACTAAACAAAAAGATGCAGAAACAGGCCAACAGAGTTTACTTTTTCAAATTGATTATCCtg AAATTACTGATAATGTACGACCACGTCATCGTTTTATGTCGGCATATGAACAAAGAATTGAGCCACCAGACAGGAAATGGCAGTATTTGTTGTTTGCCGCAGAACCTTACGAAACAATTTCTTTTAAAGTACCAAGTCGTGAAGTGGATAAATCTGAAATGAAATTTTGGGCTCATTGGAATACTCaagcaaaacaattttatttgcaATTTGCGTACAAAGTTGAACAAATGAAGCCACCACCTCCAATGAAACCTCCTCCACCTTCCTTACCACCACCACCGCAACACAACATGATGCATCAACCGGGTTCAAATATGATGTCTCATATGTTCCCCCCTCCGCCTATGTATAATCCTGGTCCACCTCAaatgatgaataatatgattCCTCCACCACCTCAATTGATGGGTTAA
- the LOC100168763 gene encoding tyrosine-protein kinase Btk29A isoform X2 has protein sequence MMAGKDDLDDCDIIKQGLMVKRSQNKKRFMPINYKQRWFVLTTKNFIYYESETERKKERGRIKLSTVTVIETATITSSPNILSQDTTNNDGENGYAFQISYSDGNDQPYTLYLITQKLQERTDWIRSLRAVCADTLGKSEKYHASIWGGKKWQCCRAPTRIAEGCEPCSEWNKTPPNSPIIKNGENNSPILALTASPIMLGGTPAAKLKDQVPRIKVVTALYPFKAIEPGDLTLVKGCEYDVIDDSQDHWWKVRDEHGAIGYIPSNYVKEKEFLGLQKYEWYVGDMSRQRAESLLKQEDKEGCFVVRNSSTKGLYTLSLFTKVPHSHVKHYHIKQNSRGDFFLSEKHCCSTIPELINYHRHNSGGLASRLKASPCDRPVPATAGLSHDKWEIDPAELMLLEELGSGQFGVVRHGKWKGSIDTAVKMMKEGTMSEDDFIEEAKVMTKLQHQNLVQLYGVCSKHRPIYIVTEYMRHGSLLNYLRRHENSLGGNNGLLLDMCIQVCKGMAYLERHNYIHRDLAARNCLVGSENVVKVADFGLARYVLDDQYTSSGGTKFPIKWAPPEVLNYTRFSSKSDVWAYGVLMWEIFTCGKMPYGRLKNTEVVDRVQRGIILEKPKMCFKEVYEVMRKCWSHCPEDRPSFRLLKDQLAVTSQGLIAD, from the exons ATGATGGCTGGCAAAGATGACTTAGACGATTGTGACATCATCAAACAAGGTCTGATGGTGAAGCGGTCGcaaaacaaaaaacgattcaTGCCCATTAACTACAAACAGAGATGGTTTGTATTGACGACCAAGAACTTCATTTACTATGAGTCCGAAACGGAA CGTAAAAAAGAACGTGGTCGTATAAAACTGTCTACGGTAACTGTGATTGAAACAGCTACAATTACTTcttcaccaaatattttatcTCAAGATACTACTAACAATGACGGTGAAAATGGGTATGCATTTCAAATATCATATAGTGATGGAAATGATCAACcatatacattgtatttaatCACACAAAAACTCCAAGAGAGAACTGATTGGATAAGATCTTTAAGAGctg TATGTGCTGACACCTTGGGAAAGAGTGAAAAATATCATGCATCAATCTGGGGTGGTAAAAAATGGCAATGTTGTCGAGCTCCAACACGTATTGCTGAAGGCTGTGAACCGTGTTCCGAATGGAACAAGACACCGCCAAATtcacctattataaaaaatggtgaaaataaTAGTCCAATATTAG CATTAACAGCAAGCCCAATAATGCTAGGCGGAACCCCAGCTGCTAAACTAAAA GACCAAGTACCAAGAATTAAGGTAGTGACTGCTCTCTATCCCTTTAAAGCAATTGAACCAGGAGATTTGACTTTAGTTAAA GGGTGTGAATATGACGTTATTGATGATTCTCAAGATCATTGGTGGAAAGTAAGAGATGAGCATGG tgCTATTGGCTACATTCCTAGTAATTATGTTAAAGAAAAAGAATTTCTTGGTCTTCAAAAATATGA atGGTATGTTGGAGATATGTCAAGACAGAGAGCTGAGTCTCTTCTCAAACAAGAAGATAAAGAAGGATGTTTTGTTGTTAGAAATTCGTCAACCAAAGGTCTTTATACACTATCTCTTTTCACAAAAGt gccACACTCTCACGTGAAGCATTATCACATTAAGCAGAATAGCCGAGGAGATTTTTTTCTAAGCGAAAAACATTGCTGTTCAACTATTccagaattaattaattaccatcGTCACAACAGTGGGGGATTAGCATCACGTTTAAAAGCTTCTCCTTGTGATCGTCCTGTTCCTGCTACAGCTGGCCTTAGTCATG acAAATGGGAAATAGATCCTGCAGAACTAATGTTGTTGGAAGAACTAGGATCAGGTCAGTTTGGTGTAGTACGTCATGGTAAATGGAAAGGTTCCATTGACACTGCAGTCAAAATGATGAAAGAAGGCACAATGTCTGAAGATGATTTTATTGAAGAAGCCAAAGTCATGAC GAAACTCCAACACCAGAATCTAGTCCAACTTTATGGAGTTTGTAGTAAACATCGCCCAATTTATATAGTTACCGAGTATATGAGACATGGATCACTGCTGAATTATCTCAGGCGACATGAAAATAGTTTAGGAGGAAACAATGGCTTATTACTTGACATGTGTATTCAG gTTTGCAAAGGGATGGCCTATTTAGAACGTCACAATTACATACATCGTGATCTTGCTGCTAGAAACTGTTTAGTGGGTTCAGAAAATGTTGTAAAAGTTGCAGATTTTGGATTAGCCAG atatgtCCTCGATGATCAATATACCAGTTCTGGTGGTACCAAATTTCCCATTAAATGGGCTCCTCCTGAAGTCTTAAATTACACTAGATTTTCTTCGAAATCTGATGTTTGGGCTtatg gtgTTTTAATGTGGGAAATATTTACTTGTGGTAAGATGCCATATGGGCGCCTCAAAAACACTGAAGTTGTTGATCGTGTACAAAGAGGcattattttggaaaaaccGAAAATGTGTTTCAAAGAAGTATATGAG gtTATGCGTAAGTGTTGGAGCCATTGTCCTGAAGATCGTCCATCTTTTAGATTGTTAAAAGATCAACTGGCTGTCACATCTCAG ggTTTAATAGCAGATTGA
- the LOC100168763 gene encoding tyrosine-protein kinase Btk29A isoform X1 yields MMAGKDDLDDCDIIKQGLMVKRSQNKKRFMPINYKQRWFVLTTKNFIYYESETEEIIERSSLPCLHNIHQLLNRRKKERGRIKLSTVTVIETATITSSPNILSQDTTNNDGENGYAFQISYSDGNDQPYTLYLITQKLQERTDWIRSLRAVCADTLGKSEKYHASIWGGKKWQCCRAPTRIAEGCEPCSEWNKTPPNSPIIKNGENNSPILALTASPIMLGGTPAAKLKDQVPRIKVVTALYPFKAIEPGDLTLVKGCEYDVIDDSQDHWWKVRDEHGAIGYIPSNYVKEKEFLGLQKYEWYVGDMSRQRAESLLKQEDKEGCFVVRNSSTKGLYTLSLFTKVPHSHVKHYHIKQNSRGDFFLSEKHCCSTIPELINYHRHNSGGLASRLKASPCDRPVPATAGLSHDKWEIDPAELMLLEELGSGQFGVVRHGKWKGSIDTAVKMMKEGTMSEDDFIEEAKVMTKLQHQNLVQLYGVCSKHRPIYIVTEYMRHGSLLNYLRRHENSLGGNNGLLLDMCIQVCKGMAYLERHNYIHRDLAARNCLVGSENVVKVADFGLARYVLDDQYTSSGGTKFPIKWAPPEVLNYTRFSSKSDVWAYGVLMWEIFTCGKMPYGRLKNTEVVDRVQRGIILEKPKMCFKEVYEVMRKCWSHCPEDRPSFRLLKDQLAVTSQGLIAD; encoded by the exons ATGATGGCTGGCAAAGATGACTTAGACGATTGTGACATCATCAAACAAGGTCTGATGGTGAAGCGGTCGcaaaacaaaaaacgattcaTGCCCATTAACTACAAACAGAGATGGTTTGTATTGACGACCAAGAACTTCATTTACTATGAGTCCGAAACGGAA GAAATTATTGAAAGAAGCTCACTGCCGTGTCTCCATAACATACATCAACTGCTTAACAGG CGTAAAAAAGAACGTGGTCGTATAAAACTGTCTACGGTAACTGTGATTGAAACAGCTACAATTACTTcttcaccaaatattttatcTCAAGATACTACTAACAATGACGGTGAAAATGGGTATGCATTTCAAATATCATATAGTGATGGAAATGATCAACcatatacattgtatttaatCACACAAAAACTCCAAGAGAGAACTGATTGGATAAGATCTTTAAGAGctg TATGTGCTGACACCTTGGGAAAGAGTGAAAAATATCATGCATCAATCTGGGGTGGTAAAAAATGGCAATGTTGTCGAGCTCCAACACGTATTGCTGAAGGCTGTGAACCGTGTTCCGAATGGAACAAGACACCGCCAAATtcacctattataaaaaatggtgaaaataaTAGTCCAATATTAG CATTAACAGCAAGCCCAATAATGCTAGGCGGAACCCCAGCTGCTAAACTAAAA GACCAAGTACCAAGAATTAAGGTAGTGACTGCTCTCTATCCCTTTAAAGCAATTGAACCAGGAGATTTGACTTTAGTTAAA GGGTGTGAATATGACGTTATTGATGATTCTCAAGATCATTGGTGGAAAGTAAGAGATGAGCATGG tgCTATTGGCTACATTCCTAGTAATTATGTTAAAGAAAAAGAATTTCTTGGTCTTCAAAAATATGA atGGTATGTTGGAGATATGTCAAGACAGAGAGCTGAGTCTCTTCTCAAACAAGAAGATAAAGAAGGATGTTTTGTTGTTAGAAATTCGTCAACCAAAGGTCTTTATACACTATCTCTTTTCACAAAAGt gccACACTCTCACGTGAAGCATTATCACATTAAGCAGAATAGCCGAGGAGATTTTTTTCTAAGCGAAAAACATTGCTGTTCAACTATTccagaattaattaattaccatcGTCACAACAGTGGGGGATTAGCATCACGTTTAAAAGCTTCTCCTTGTGATCGTCCTGTTCCTGCTACAGCTGGCCTTAGTCATG acAAATGGGAAATAGATCCTGCAGAACTAATGTTGTTGGAAGAACTAGGATCAGGTCAGTTTGGTGTAGTACGTCATGGTAAATGGAAAGGTTCCATTGACACTGCAGTCAAAATGATGAAAGAAGGCACAATGTCTGAAGATGATTTTATTGAAGAAGCCAAAGTCATGAC GAAACTCCAACACCAGAATCTAGTCCAACTTTATGGAGTTTGTAGTAAACATCGCCCAATTTATATAGTTACCGAGTATATGAGACATGGATCACTGCTGAATTATCTCAGGCGACATGAAAATAGTTTAGGAGGAAACAATGGCTTATTACTTGACATGTGTATTCAG gTTTGCAAAGGGATGGCCTATTTAGAACGTCACAATTACATACATCGTGATCTTGCTGCTAGAAACTGTTTAGTGGGTTCAGAAAATGTTGTAAAAGTTGCAGATTTTGGATTAGCCAG atatgtCCTCGATGATCAATATACCAGTTCTGGTGGTACCAAATTTCCCATTAAATGGGCTCCTCCTGAAGTCTTAAATTACACTAGATTTTCTTCGAAATCTGATGTTTGGGCTtatg gtgTTTTAATGTGGGAAATATTTACTTGTGGTAAGATGCCATATGGGCGCCTCAAAAACACTGAAGTTGTTGATCGTGTACAAAGAGGcattattttggaaaaaccGAAAATGTGTTTCAAAGAAGTATATGAG gtTATGCGTAAGTGTTGGAGCCATTGTCCTGAAGATCGTCCATCTTTTAGATTGTTAAAAGATCAACTGGCTGTCACATCTCAG ggTTTAATAGCAGATTGA